The Leptospira sp. WS60.C2 genome includes the window AAGATCTCGTTTGTTTAGATCAGCTCCTCGGTTTAATAGGATTTCGAATTGTTTGGTTCGATTTTTTTCAACAGCTAGTATGAGAAGGGATTTACCTGATTCATCAATTGCATTAATATCTCCGCCGTTCGAAATCGCGGTTTCAAATTCTTTGAGATTCCCTTTACTTAGAATCTTTACCATATCATAGGTTGGTGATACTTCCGCTATGGGTGCACTTGGATCCTCTGCAAAAAGGTTCGGAACAGAAAAAACGAAAAGAAATAGACTGAGGAGGATGAGTTTTTTTTTCATTTGGGCAAATAGGCTCCAGGATCCAATGCTTGTTGGTCAGGGCCTTTCCTAACTTCAAAATGTAAATGAGGACCGGTAGACTTACCAGTGTTTCCTACTTGACCAATGATATCACCGGAGCGGACAGTGTCACCTTCTTTTACTAGGCGTTCATTCTGGTGAGCATAGTAGGTATATATGTTATTTTTATGGCTTAAAATGGTCAATACCCCATAACCACCGCTAGTTGTGATTGTTCTCCATACTTTTCCATCGCTGACTGCTTTAATAGGAGTGCCAATGGAAGCAGGTAGATCTATTCCTGAATGGAATGCTCCAACCTTTCCCGTGACAGGATCAACTCTAGTTCCGAAACTAGAAGACACATAACGGTCGTTATCAACTGGTATTTGAAAGTATTTTGAAATGTCATCGTTATCAACAAGAGGCCCTCTTTCTTTTGAAACAAAACCTCCAAAGACCCAACCTTCCCATTCATCATTCCAATTCACGTAGATCCACTTAGAGCGAACACCACCGATGGTTTCGATTTCTTTTTTGGTATCTAATATCTTTAGTTTTTCGTCACCAGGGATCGATAGAATGACAGAGCCATATTCATTTGGTTCATCTCTCATTTTCAAAGTGGTAGAGCGTACAAATCGTTTTTCACCAATTTTGAGTTCATCTGGATTCTCTTGCGGGTATGAGATTTCTCCAGGTTGCACGTCGTAAGAAACAACTTCCGATGAACTTAAATACCCACCAAACACCCATCCATTTCCATAAGCGGAAGAAACTCGGTGCCAGTATGACGAAATTCCATCAATGGTTTCTTCACTGTTTGTGGAACTTTCAATGGTGACTTTTAAACCTTTCGGTAACCTTGCGATGACATAAGCATTCACATCAGGTTCACCTCGCATATTGAGTGAACTCGCATTGACCCACAGATCTTTCCCTTTTTTTGAATCCGTATATTGTAAATTTGAAGAGTCGGTTGTGGTTCGGGAAGGCAACGAGGATACATCTAATGAGATTCCTTCTGTATTTCTCGCTTTGACAGCAAGTTTAGTCGGTTGCAATAAATCTTGGGTGATATAACCTTCTTGTTTCGATTTAGTGCGAACTAAGACCCAGTGAGATCCTTCTTTTTTTTCTGTTACTTCATGTTTTAAAACCATAACAACTTCTAAAGGATCACCCTTTTTAATCTTTACCGATGATCGAGCGTTAGGTTTTGGTGATGGTTCTAGTTGTAAATAAAAATGATCAGAGGCAATTGCTGAGATTGTTTTTTGTTTCTTATCGCTAGCCCCTGGTGCGTTGTTATGTTCAGTGATTCCTTCAGCGACTTTTAAATCGATGGGAGACGAATTGATTTTGAGTCCAGGGAATCTGCTTTGTACCTTGTTTACAAAGTCATTGTATTTTTGCAGAATCTCTTCTTGTTTTTTTTGGTTGGTTTTTATGATTCCCGTTTGCCTTTCTTTGTCTCTTTCTTCCAACCTCGTTTGAGACCAGAGGGAAATGTTACATAATGCGAAAACAATCGTGAAAAAAACAAATCTAGAGTTCTTCATAAAATAAACATAAAAAAACCAAAATAAATTGGTTTGGTCAAGGTTTTTTGTTTAGTCTTCTTCTGGTAAAAGGGGAGTGAGGAAAAAGGAAATAAATTCAAGTTTACCCCTCATTGAGGACTTTTCATAAATCGAAGCTGTTTGGTTTTCGATGGTTCGAAGGCTTTTTTTTCTCACGGCAGCAATTTGTTTCTGAGAGAAACCTCTGAGAAGAAGCACTGCAATTTCCCGTTCTGCCTCTGTTAAGTTCCATTCTAACATCTGTGCTTTTGCTTCTGCCCAAAATCCTTTTTCAGGATTGATGAGTATACGATTTGTCCTTTTTAAGTCATGGATTTGTGTTTTTGCCTGTTTGTTTTCAACCGACTCTTTTTTGAGTTCTTTGTATAAAATGAACACAACTAGAAAAGAGGACAAAGCAATGAAGGATTCGATCGTAGCAATGATCACTCGAAAACGATCGAAATATTCAGGTGGTTTGGTGAGTGTATACACCTCTTCTATAATCCAAACCAGTAATGAAATTACGTAAAAGACTAAAAATAAGATACGGACAGTTCGAGTTTCCATCTTTTGATTCAATTTCACACTTCGGGAAAGTAGAGGCAAGTATGTTTCATAGGTGGTTTCCACATTTGCGGAAATCCTCTATTGGAATTATGGATTCTATATGCGATTCTTATTGTATGAAACGATGGTCCTTCATTCTATTTTTACTGGGTATGAGTCTATTATTTAGCAATTGCACGAATTCGAAACATTCGGAATCCAGGATGGAATGTATGGATCGATGTGTGAAGGAACAGTTTGTGTGCGCTATCGCTCTTGCTCCACAATTGGACAATCCAGTCGCAACCACTACCGCTTGCGTATCCTTGTATGTGCTTTGTTATGAAAAATGTCCTACAGCAACTACAAGGTCAAGTAGCACTACTAGTAGCAGAAGGAGTTCCTCAAGTTCAGGTTCTGGAAATCGTGGTGGCAGTTCTTCCAGTTCTAGTTCAAGTTCCAGCTCTTCCTCAAATTAAAGTGAATTTTTGGCTTAAGATCCAGTGGGCCGGTAGATGATTTTCGCACCGATCTGTAAATTTTTATACAAATCCAAGAAGATTTGGTTGGGTACCATTCCTTCTGGGTCTCGTGAGAATTCGGGACGCAGTCGTTTTAAGAAATACATCCCCATTTCCCCCTTATTTTTCGCTTTGACTTTCCCGCGATATTCGCATTCAAAAAAACGTTTTACTTTTTCATACGTTGTTTCAGACAAATTAATTTCTCCGGCGTCGCCAGAACTTTCCATCCGACTTGCTGTGTTGACAGCATCTCCCCAAACATCATACGCAAACTTAGATTTTCCAACAACACCTGCAACCACAGGGCCTGTGTGAATTCCAATTCGAATTTCCCAGAAATCTTGGCCTAACATCTGTTTAAAGGATCGGATCTGAGTCATGAAGGATTTAATTTCCATTGCAAATAAACAAGCATCAACCGGATGGGTGAAGTTACCTTGCGGAATTCCGCCAGCAGCCATATAAGAATCACCAATTGTTTTTAATTTTTCAAAATTATGACGAACTGCAATATCATCAAATTGAGAAAAACATCCATCTAATTGTTCAATTAAATCTTCAGGTGATAAGGATTCTGCTGCTTTTGTGAAGTTCTTAAAATCAGTAAATAGAATACTTACTGATTCGTATTCCATTGGAACCACTTCGCCTTTTTCGATCAGTTCATCTGCCAAATCTCCAGGTAAAATGTTTCGAATGAAATGGAGTGTTTTTTCACGTTCTTTTTCTAGGTCACGTCTTAAATTAGCATTGTGAATGGCACCAGCAACTTGTTCACAAAAAGAAATGATTTCCTGGAATTCATCTTGTGTCCATGGTGATTCTTTGGTTAAACGAGTGACGCATATGATTCCAATGGTTTGACCTTGTACAACGAGCGGTATGTGACCAAACAGTTCTAATTTAAAACTTTCCACAATCGATGTATCGATTTCAGTAAGTTCTTTCCATCGAGTTGATTTTTTTAGATAAACTGGTTTTTGTTTTTGGTAAGAGCGATACAAGGATCCAATAGAAGGCATTAATATAGGTCGAAACGATCTTAGGAAGTTAGTAACGAGTAGACCTTTATTGAATACTTCAGCTCCTTCCATCAATGGAACAAGTGTGTTTGATTTGGGATCTACGAGTAAAATAAAACCCAACTCAACTCTATGATTGAGTTTTAGGTAATTGAATACTTCACGTGTAATGTCTTCAATCTCTGAGTAGGAATTGATTTTTCGATTGAATTTGTGAAGATTTTCCAATTTAAATCTGTTTGATTCAATATTCTCTTTTTCCTCTTGGATTTTCGTATTAACCGATTTCAATTCATCCAGAAGATAACCTGTCTCGATTGTACCTGCAATATAATCTGCAATGATCTTGATTTGGTTTAACTGTTGTTCGTTTAGTTCAAATATTCCTGAATAA containing:
- a CDS encoding peptidoglycan DD-metalloendopeptidase family protein produces the protein MKNSRFVFFTIVFALCNISLWSQTRLEERDKERQTGIIKTNQKKQEEILQKYNDFVNKVQSRFPGLKINSSPIDLKVAEGITEHNNAPGASDKKQKTISAIASDHFYLQLEPSPKPNARSSVKIKKGDPLEVVMVLKHEVTEKKEGSHWVLVRTKSKQEGYITQDLLQPTKLAVKARNTEGISLDVSSLPSRTTTDSSNLQYTDSKKGKDLWVNASSLNMRGEPDVNAYVIARLPKGLKVTIESSTNSEETIDGISSYWHRVSSAYGNGWVFGGYLSSSEVVSYDVQPGEISYPQENPDELKIGEKRFVRSTTLKMRDEPNEYGSVILSIPGDEKLKILDTKKEIETIGGVRSKWIYVNWNDEWEGWVFGGFVSKERGPLVDNDDISKYFQIPVDNDRYVSSSFGTRVDPVTGKVGAFHSGIDLPASIGTPIKAVSDGKVWRTITTSGGYGVLTILSHKNNIYTYYAHQNERLVKEGDTVRSGDIIGQVGNTGKSTGPHLHFEVRKGPDQQALDPGAYLPK
- a CDS encoding helix-turn-helix transcriptional regulator, translating into METRTVRILFLVFYVISLLVWIIEEVYTLTKPPEYFDRFRVIIATIESFIALSSFLVVFILYKELKKESVENKQAKTQIHDLKRTNRILINPEKGFWAEAKAQMLEWNLTEAEREIAVLLLRGFSQKQIAAVRKKSLRTIENQTASIYEKSSMRGKLEFISFFLTPLLPEED
- a CDS encoding adenylate/guanylate cyclase domain-containing protein, whose protein sequence is MIYSLYLIGVLFLGILYWIGKLYKQNEEKQNTITVLKSEVQLLKEDLEKKDKELNTTKTISEEFSNKLVDSYSQLSDLDSLLREINSATDLKEILRILGFYIREKFKVPHYLLYVYKKELDALEFFHSNFPKELSDKVKSEIMGRNIPVGDSYVTKYAHAYVRKRKRSFYIQDFESYNTEGVELENKKSANLKSLLIVPLYLRNKFIGTLDLLDYSGIFELNEQQLNQIKIIADYIAGTIETGYLLDELKSVNTKIQEEKENIESNRFKLENLHKFNRKINSYSEIEDITREVFNYLKLNHRVELGFILLVDPKSNTLVPLMEGAEVFNKGLLVTNFLRSFRPILMPSIGSLYRSYQKQKPVYLKKSTRWKELTEIDTSIVESFKLELFGHIPLVVQGQTIGIICVTRLTKESPWTQDEFQEIISFCEQVAGAIHNANLRRDLEKEREKTLHFIRNILPGDLADELIEKGEVVPMEYESVSILFTDFKNFTKAAESLSPEDLIEQLDGCFSQFDDIAVRHNFEKLKTIGDSYMAAGGIPQGNFTHPVDACLFAMEIKSFMTQIRSFKQMLGQDFWEIRIGIHTGPVVAGVVGKSKFAYDVWGDAVNTASRMESSGDAGEINLSETTYEKVKRFFECEYRGKVKAKNKGEMGMYFLKRLRPEFSRDPEGMVPNQIFLDLYKNLQIGAKIIYRPTGS